Within the Armatimonadota bacterium genome, the region GCGCCCGCGAGCAAGCGCACCAACATTTCCATAGCGTCCGGCCTCGGCATCGGGCGGTAGAGCCACATGCGCTGATCCGCAGTCAGCCCGGCGGCGTCAAGTTCCGTTATCCGCACCACTTTGTGGAATCTGCGCCCGCGCAGCCGGAACGGCAGGCCGCTGGACAAGACGAGGCGCCCCCCGTCGCCGACGCTCAGGTAGAACGTCCTGTAAATGCCTGCCAGCGCCCACAGCGCAACACATGCTGCGCCGGCAATGCCGTAGCCGACGAGCATCCGGACGCCGAACAGCGCGGTGACCGCCGCCCCGCACGCACAGACGACCGCCGTCGCCATCAGCAGTTTCCACACCTGCATCCGGTCCCAGCCGGCTACCTCAAAATGATGGTGGATCGGCGCCGCCAGCAGCGGAAGCGGAAACTCCGTATGCGGCGCCGGCGTCTTTCCGTACCGTTCTACGCGCCCGAAACGGCGGTAAACGAGTTTGACGAGGAACTCCGCCTGCCACGCGGAGGAGAAGCCTTCGAGCGCCCAGACCGCCGCGGCCGGAATGAACACCCACCCGAGGTGCATCCAGAGCGCCGCCGCCGCCAGCCCGCCGCCCATGGCCAGCGCCCCGCTGTCTCCCAGATAAACGCGCGCCCGGCGCCGCGCGGTGCCCCTCGATGTCCACGCGGACGGGAGGTTGAACACCAGGAACGCAAGGATCACGGAAACCCCGATGGCCCAAACGGAAGCGCCGGCGCGGTGGCCCAGGATCGCAGCGGCGCCCATCGCGCAACATACGGCGAGGCCAAGGCCGCCCGCAAGTCCATCGACGCCGTCACTGAAATCCGCGGCGACCGCGAAGCAGAACAGGAATGCCGTCTCAACCGCCCACCGCGCCACGGTGGCCACCGAAAACGCTTCGGCGAACTCGACGCGGCACAAACTCGCCGCCACGCCGCCCGAAACCAACAGGCATCCGAGCGTCTTCAGCCGTTGGGACAAACCGCGCCCGCGATGCTTGCCGAAATCATCCAGGAAGCCGACAACGCCGTAGCCGGCCAGGGCAACGGCGATTTCCCATGGACCCCTTGGCCAGGACCAGTAGACGCGCGACGCCACAAGGCCGGCCGCCAGCGCCATAACGATCATCACCGGGCCGCCGGTCATCGGCAGTTTGGACGACTGGCCCTGCCCCCCGCCCGCCCGGTACGTGCCCGCCTTGCGTTCGGCAGACCGGAAACCCCGGCCGAAACGCATACAGACAGCCTGCGCCGCTACCGCGGCGCAGAAGGTGAGCAGGATAAAGATCTGGAATGAAATGTGTTGCATCGCCGCCGGATGAAACCAGTAACTGTTTCGCCAGACCACCCGTCACATGGAAGGAGTAACCTGTAAGAGGAGTATAGCAACCGCGCCCCGCCGGGATGCGTTCGGCCAAGCGCCGCCGTTCCGACCCCGCCAGGACGAAGCCTCTTGCACGATTTTACACCAGCAGAATTTGACACGAAGTGACGACCATGGTACCATACCGGGGTAGGGTCAACTCCCTCGGACCCGCCTGACAGGAGAACGTTTTGCGTCTTCGACAATGCATCGCCACCGTTGCCGCCATCGCCATTCCCCACGCCGTCCATGCGAATCTGGCCGATTATCTCTCAGCGCGTAAGAGCTGCCCGCCAAAAGCAGGGCTGACGCTTACGGCCGTGCACGCGAACCCCGCGAAGTACCGGAACGCCGTTCTGGAACTGCGCGGAGTCATTGCCGGCGTCTCGCGCTCGGACACCGCCAGCACGGTGTTGTTGCGCGTATCTGACGCGGATACGGTGTTCATCCAGGGTTCCCTGGACGCGCAGCTGCCCGGTAGCGGCGAATCGGCCCGCGCCCTCGTCTCCGTACAGGAAAACGGCAATATGTCGCTCGTGTCTCTGGTCACCGAGACCGAGATCGGCGACCGGCAGATCGATCCACCCAGTCCAAAGCCCGCGGTCAAGGCACCGTCTACGGGCAAACCCTCGAAGCTCCCTGTCCGGTGGCCCGTTCCCATGCGCAATCGCCAAACACTGGCATCCCGGACCGGTTTGAGCCCTGACGGCCTCGCACTTTATACGCAAGTCGTCATGCAGTTCAACCCGCGGCTGACCCTAGCCCAGGCGGATGTCATCAGCCGAAGCATCGTCGAATCGTCCTATGCGCGGGGAGTCGATGCCAGATTGATCATGGCGATTTTCGCGACAGAGAGCGGATTCAAGCCGAATGCCCGGTCCCGCACGGGGGCAATGGGGCTTGGCCAGTTGATGCCCGGCACGGCGCGTTCGCTGGGAGTTGGTAACGCCTGGGATCCGGTACAGAACATCCAGGGCGCCGTCCGGCTGATCCAGCAGCACTGGGTGTCATACGCGGCGAAGACGAACGATTTCCGCAAGGTGTTCCAGCTCGTTTGCGCGGCCTACAACGCCGGCCCCAACGCTGTGAAGAGGTACGGCGGTGTT harbors:
- a CDS encoding lytic transglycosylase domain-containing protein, whose product is MRLRQCIATVAAIAIPHAVHANLADYLSARKSCPPKAGLTLTAVHANPAKYRNAVLELRGVIAGVSRSDTASTVLLRVSDADTVFIQGSLDAQLPGSGESARALVSVQENGNMSLVSLVTETEIGDRQIDPPSPKPAVKAPSTGKPSKLPVRWPVPMRNRQTLASRTGLSPDGLALYTQVVMQFNPRLTLAQADVISRSIVESSYARGVDARLIMAIFATESGFKPNARSRTGAMGLGQLMPGTARSLGVGNAWDPVQNIQGAVRLIQQHWVSYAAKTNDFRKVFQLVCAAYNAGPNAVKRYGGVPPYRETRNYVKKVAAWYSRFAPDLFQG